In Rhipicephalus sanguineus isolate Rsan-2018 chromosome 1, BIME_Rsan_1.4, whole genome shotgun sequence, the DNA window GTCACCTTGTGTAGATGACAAACATACTGGGTTGCAGCCGCTGGGGGACAGCGTTCTTCGCAGTATAAATAGGGACGCCGTATCAATCCACACCATTCGCTGCATTCAACCTTTCTGATTCGCTCGTGCCCTACAGTGAAGAGCCAGAGAATAACCATGAAGGCTTTTATGGTCTGTGCCCTGCTTGCCACGGTCGCCGCTGTGACCTTTGCTCACCACCTCGAGCTCTGCAGTGAGTATATGGGATGGTTTATAGTGCATAGACTAAAATGCCAACAGGTTCTATATTGCTTAGTGCGTCTAACTGTTGGATTACATTCTTGTATTCCTTAATTTTCAAGGCTAAGAAAGTTAGCGGCTTCTTAAAAGGTCGTCTAATTTTGAAATGTTTGAGAAGAGGGAGTGCATTCATGCTATCAAAACGCAAAAGTAAATTCCTATTTTAGCACACGTGAAGCTGACGAGCATATTGATCTAGAAGACGCAGAAGCGCTCATTTTTGGCCAGTTGGTGCATCATTGTAAAGTCGTTGagaggaaaacagcgcgaaaagaaaatgttgaGGCAAATCATAAGGCTGGCCGTGTGTCAGACGTGTGTCCGTGTAGTTGCGCTGACAGCTAaagaactaataataattgttggggtcttacgtcccaaaaccgcgacatgtttatgagggacgccgtagtcgagggctcagaaaactttgaccatctggtgttttttaacgagcacctaaatctaagcacacgggtgcgTAGATTTATGCACATTTAGGCAAATTGGatcgaagcacacgggcatctatagcatttcgcctccatctaaatgcggccgccacggcatGGATTcaatcacgcgaccttcgggtcagcagtcgagcacagtaACCAGAACACCACCATGGTGGGTGGTTAAAGAACTCTTCTATCTTAGTAGGCGTTGTTGTCTATGAAACGTTTGTCTGCGTTTGCATGTGCGCTCTGTTTATGACGTCGCATTCGCGACCACTCTGCTTCCTTGTAAACCTTTaaattaaacttcagttgtaggTGACTGACCCCTCCCCAATATTTCTTCCTGCACCGGCTTCCGCTAGACGACTTCAGAAtggttatagtcggatacaacttaagaagtccggacaGACCTCGCCCAgctgaccgaagcgcggcagcatatcgcttccgcgactaaagaaacagtcccGCTCATGCAATCGGCTATGTTCTCTGATGGCGTGAGTCACCGGCAGcccagctcatgacgtcagttttgagtgcgcgcccattggtgcaggcttgtgtgcatccgccttcgaGGAGGAAATGCTGTAGACTTTAAAGTTGTATCAGAGTATAGTTGCAGTCACTCCTCCATTATACGGTTTCATGCCCTGCCCTTCCGGCCTTTACATTTTCAATGGCGGCCATGTTTAACCTGCCATACTCATATAGTGCGCAATGGCTGACATATAGAAAGGGATTTCTACCGTTCAAGTATCTTTTCAATAAGCGCTGTTTAGTTGTCTATGTTCCTGACGGAAGTGCGTGGTTTTCTTATGCGCAGAGAAACAGGACGACCAGCTGAGAACTGAACTCCAGTGCATTGGGCTGCACATCTCAGCAGAGGTAAGACAAGAACGTTCTACATGTAGTACATACATACACTGCAGCTTGTGGCTCGAGAATGTGGTTGCACTTTTCTGTTCGCTTCCCTTTAAATATTGACCCCGCGGTTTCGGCGAAAGATTTTATACCTAATTGTGCGCAGTGGGCACCGTATTCAATGTAGCACACGGGAATACATGATGAACTGGTGGATCTCTGCAGGTGATTGAAATTACTAGCCTGGTTATCGTGTAAGTTGAAAATATCAGAGGGATAGAAAGTCGTGCTTGTGTTTGTCTGTGCGTGTGTATGCGTCCGTGTGTCTGCGCAAATTTCTTGTAAAACTACGCGCATGTAATAACCAGTCCCTTGACTGTATGTTGCAGGCGAACCAGAGCTTTAACAAGGCACTGAAAACTCTCGGCTGCCAGGACTGGAGCTGCGTCATCCGAAAGCTGTGCGTTGGAAACGACCTGGTGAGCGATCCCTCTCTCTATACAACATTTTAAGACTCCATACCGAATCCAGCGAGTCTGGTTCTTCTTGCTTACAGCGTTCAATCGTTGGAAAGTATAGTTGGTTGTAAAGTCCCGAAAACAGAATTCACAGATTATCTAGGCAGTAGGCGCCTGTCTCGAGACATATTTCTTCTCCGAACTTGATTCAACACGATTATATTGATTCTCCATGTTTAATGATCAGAGCAGCTTCGTCCTAAGCTGCAATTTACATTTCAGGAGGAATCGTTCGAAAGcctcctttctttgttatacacaactaACGAAAACCACACGCAATTAAGCCAAGGACagcataggggatattatttgttgtCGTTTTTAACTGCAGTGCAGTCATATTGACCTTAATCAAGGATTTAAAGTGCGACAGCGACAAGGCctctaaaaaaagcaataattgTAAAAGGATGGAACAAGAAAAAGCTTCAGTAGTCGTCGTAATGTGGCATAATTAGAGCCGTCGCACGCGTTGAGAAAAACTTAGAGGCCTTAGCGGCAACCTGCAACGTCCTTTGATAACACTACAATAAATAGACAGTAGCAAATGCGACGTTCAATGACAACATCCACTTAATAGAATGCTATTGTTAAGCTTTTTACCGTTTAATATAAAGGAACCGTGAACGACACGTAGTGTTTACTAGAAAAAGACCAAATTTTCCAAACTACACAACCGTTTAGAAATTTGAAGTGGATGGTAAATACCACGTCGACTGCGACGTATACCAGCGGGTCTTCAAATATCAACGAAAGTGCAATCTTGGTACAAAATGTTCGTAATACGTGCGCTAACATACACAAatcttttttactctttttttcaaACAGGAAGCAGCCATGGCGAACCATTTCACGGTAAGTGTATACTTCCCAAAACTGAAGTTACTTTATAGAGTCGCTTGATCGAGGATCATATAAGTCTTGATAGCATGTATGTATGAACCAGTGTATCTTACGGTGCTGCTTAGTTATCCTTCTATAAAAGAACCAGTACTGAGGATATAAAAGGAAGAAGTGGGCTGTAAATTAAGCGTCATATCGAGACGTTGCGGGAATTGCAACATAACGACATTAcgtttaaaaattcggcagatcccacgtaccgtggaagtcgataatatgcgaagcatgcggcgggaagttgactatggcgtaatttttttttactgagcgaaacgttacgacaTGATGCTAAAGAttggtataaattttatacgcacacatatatgctgaagagccgcatatgtgttatatgaccagttgtttaaagttgggtaatgctgccaacggcaacgtgggtattaccaacaccagaagcggtaagctgatatgtagtgcttatacttgtccgttatcgtggagaaagcacgcacgtttcacgaacctgtgtgcatgtgtggaaggggttcctaacagttcttgaacaaggtcatcatcaccgtgatttcTGATcactagacgctggtcatgacttgttatcggatccggtcgcgatcgcggtggcgaggggttcatgtgtagtgaagtatgaggtatagtacagcttttagaaatcgtggatgcctcagtcatatcgtcgacaaattgtctgtatatagagccggcgacatgtcggaatctgaagtcgcccatcgcgttggtgaggtttaggccgttgaggctggtaggcctggatagggctacgtagaacatcagtggatggcgcttgccgcattcgtagactacctgggcgtatgtgacctacgcagcctagtctacaaagcggctgtcaatcagtctgtcatcctcggtcagcatgaggccatcgcccaacctcgtaagaaatgaagaggacactacgtcgttctggtggactaagtgcactttaggctgcgatgatgtgaatatcatacgtaactttcgttaatgtattcctccggggttgagcaatgcttcaataaagcttgctgaatcataggaatacaaatgcaatgcttattacactgctataaaggcggagtcaacactggaaccacagacgttaatctgatatgacgcctgtgtcgtaggagtacatatgtaatgtttattgctttcttgtaaaattagatacccaacaccacaaccacaactgacgttgcaccgacattacgcctgcataggctgtttttccaaaccagtttgtagacctggcgtggctttgtggtagaatacctgattgccacgcagaatgcttgggttcgattcctgcttggatcctgatttttattctttccattcgtcgggtcaacgctgccgatgtcggtttttcttaacgctctcgcatttaaattactaatatctgttctcgctgttcctgggtagatataaactgtcaatcacatgtggcgcatacccgtacaccgcggccggtggtaaacgggtatgtgccacacgtgtctggaggaaagggtttgacgacgcacgcgacaggattttcacgttattcatgtcatgacaacacagtcatattcctcaagtcgtcttaccctcccatgctaattttggtctacaccaagttaaggaggcgatcacgacagcacccagacgtaggcggctagagagatagatagatagatagatacgtagatagaaacgctcaaagtgccagaggttcgctaagaaatgcttcgcatttaataatagcATTTTACTTTGCTACGATACTGCTTTACTTCGGGCGGGCAGTAATCCTTACTATAACTATTTGCAAACGTGAAGTTACGCTTGGATCATTTGGCTATTCTAAATCATCTATGATTTAACGTGTGCGCATTTTATGATATGCTGCAAGAAAATTTTGCTTTTCGTTTAGTGTTAGTTGTCAACGTCTGACTATAGCTTGCGATTAGCGATGTAAATTCTAGACACGCTAGCAGTTATACTGACTGACTATACCTTCAAACACACGCGCTACCAGGCGTTTCTAGCTGCCGCGCTTACATGTCTCCAGCAAGGAAGCTCTATATGTAAGGGTAAAGTTTATAAATACACATTCAAATAGATTTGAAGTATAAAAGAATAAGTGTAacaactactactgctactacaacGATCAAATAGCTTTGAAGTATATAAGAAAACGTATAACTACGCGAGAGGGGGCGaggtaggtgggggggggggggtcgacaaTGCCTTCACACGCAGTGTGTGGCGCGCATAAGATGGCCACTGCAGATAACCGAATTCGAGAAGCACACATCCCCCTCTTACGAGTGCGACTAAGCTGCCACACGCTGTATTAGAGTCTTTTGGGGCCGGTTCATATCCGACAAGGCGAACGTTAGTTCTCAGTCCTCATTTCCAGGCCATTCCCTGTATTTGTACgtgcatatgtatatgtatatgcataATCTTGGCGTGTTTTGATTGAAGATAATAGGAGCTTTCCCGCAATTTCTCACTTACGATGGACGCTTAAAACTTCGTTATACGATGGGTAAATGCAAAGTTTGTCCTTATTTTTTGTTTAAATTAGCATTACGTGGCATATAGGGTTCAAGACGTGAAAAGGAAGCATTTGGTGAACTTGAAATGACGCTGTACCAAATATTTGTCAGTAAGCGCTACAATGTTCTTTTTCACCTCTCTTTACAGAAGTCTCAAATCTCGGAAATACACAGCGCTTCCACCATTTGCGATCCAGAGGCTggtcaccaccatcaccaccactgAATGTTTTCCACTCTAAGTCAATTCAAGAACAGAGCCTTCGACGTGTCGACAGCTCCGTTACTGCTGCAACGTGCTTCATCGCGGGTATCCAGGCAGCTGCATGTCTTGGCGCAGCCTTTTATATAAGCATGACGAAGACAAATAAACGGTTGTTTGCCTAAACCCTTGTCCATCACTTTTCCTTGTCCATTTTACGGCATGCTTCACGTCAAGAACAAAACTTTAAATACTGTACTGTACACGTTAAATAAACGAGATCGGCTATATATTGTTCACAGTCGTCTTCACTTACTGAAAGGAGCTATTTAAGAACCATTAGCTAAATGCTAAAATTCAGTTATTTTAAATGATCCTTTACTGGGAACAGGTAATAAATACTTCAGCATTTGTAGAG includes these proteins:
- the LOC119398162 gene encoding antimicrobial peptide microplusin isoform X2; translated protein: MKAFMVCALLATVAAVTFAHHLELCKKQDDQLRTELQCIGLHISAEANQSFNKALKTLGCQDWSCVIRKLCVGNDLEAAMANHFTKSQISEIHSASTICDPEAGHHHHHH
- the LOC119398162 gene encoding antimicrobial peptide microplusin isoform X5 produces the protein MKAFMVCALLATVAAVTFAHHLELCKKQDDQLRTELQCIGLHISAEANQSFNKALKTLGCQDWSCVIRKLCVGNDLEAAMANHFTVSVYFPKLKLLYRVA
- the LOC119398162 gene encoding antimicrobial peptide microplusin isoform X3 yields the protein MKAFLICALLATVATVSFAHHLELCKKQDDQLRTELQCIGLHISAEANQSFNKALKTLGCQDWSCVIRKLCVGNDLEAAMANHFTKSQISEIHSASTICDPEAGHHHHHH